Proteins encoded together in one Synechococcus sp. BL107 window:
- a CDS encoding cytochrome P450 — MSRLLPSTGAVTGILEAIGFFRDPDFATKRFVEYGDIFETTLIGQRLVFIRGDEAIADLLAQGDAVEGWWPASVRQLLGSQSLANRNGSEHKARRRVVSQLFSNAALKRYTPGIVGLVDELSHELLQETKPIRLADRMRRFAFRVIATTVLGLEGSDRDALFHDFEIWTQALFSVPIAIPGTPFANALAARRRLLDRLREVLEQADQNRGGLDLLAGGLDEAGQPLTADDIVEQLLLLLFAGYETTASSLSCLMRACLIEPHVEPWLREELEGLEWPAQGDATTAFDGLRAPRLQAVVNEVMRLTPPVGGFFRRTCRPIELANVLIPKGHVVQVALAASNRAGSSDLNEFRPQRHLDGSNNPTLLPFGGGDRVCLGKALAELEIRLMVVGLLKRVQLSLAVDQDLDLQLIPSPSPKDGLKVVARHYAPDDARG, encoded by the coding sequence ATGTCACGTCTCCTGCCCAGCACAGGTGCAGTCACAGGCATTTTGGAAGCGATTGGCTTTTTTCGCGATCCTGACTTTGCGACCAAACGCTTTGTCGAGTACGGCGATATTTTCGAAACAACGCTGATCGGTCAACGACTCGTCTTCATCCGAGGAGACGAAGCCATTGCCGACCTCTTAGCCCAGGGAGACGCAGTCGAAGGGTGGTGGCCCGCAAGTGTTCGCCAACTCCTCGGAAGCCAATCCCTGGCCAACCGCAACGGCTCCGAGCACAAAGCTCGTCGGAGAGTCGTTAGTCAATTGTTTTCCAATGCAGCGCTCAAGCGCTACACCCCAGGAATTGTTGGGCTGGTTGACGAGCTCAGCCACGAGTTGCTTCAAGAAACAAAGCCCATACGGCTTGCTGATCGCATGCGGCGGTTCGCCTTTCGCGTGATTGCAACAACGGTGTTGGGATTAGAGGGATCAGATCGTGATGCCCTCTTCCATGATTTCGAGATTTGGACACAGGCTTTATTTTCTGTGCCCATTGCCATTCCTGGAACCCCCTTTGCGAACGCCCTAGCGGCAAGACGTCGACTGCTCGACCGGCTCAGAGAGGTTCTGGAGCAAGCGGATCAAAACCGTGGCGGATTGGATTTGCTCGCTGGTGGGCTCGATGAGGCTGGCCAGCCACTCACAGCAGACGACATCGTGGAACAACTGCTGTTGTTGCTCTTCGCTGGTTACGAAACAACTGCGTCCTCATTGAGCTGTTTGATGCGGGCTTGTCTGATCGAGCCACATGTGGAGCCATGGCTGCGTGAAGAACTAGAAGGCCTGGAGTGGCCAGCACAGGGGGATGCGACAACAGCCTTTGATGGACTCCGCGCTCCCAGGCTTCAAGCCGTGGTGAATGAGGTCATGCGCTTGACGCCTCCAGTCGGTGGATTTTTTCGCCGCACCTGCCGCCCGATTGAGCTCGCCAACGTCCTCATTCCGAAAGGTCATGTAGTGCAGGTTGCCTTGGCTGCCTCCAATCGTGCTGGATCCAGCGATCTGAACGAATTTCGTCCTCAACGCCATCTCGATGGATCAAACAATCCAACACTGCTGCCATTCGGCGGGGGTGATCGCGTTTGTTTGGGGAAAGCTCTTGCTGAACTTGAAATCCGCCTCATGGTGGTGGGACTTCTGAAACGTGTTCAACTCAGCCTTGCCGTCGACCAAGATCTCGATCTCCAGCTGATCCCAAGCCCGAGCCCGAAGGACGGCCTGAAGGTTGTTGCCAGGCATTACGCACCTGACGATGCCAGGGGGTGA
- a CDS encoding alpha/beta family hydrolase, which produces MTRQAKTGRQMRPDKLPVLIETYRSIVEAMHRCDQHPLPLLIGGQSIADRIATLVSDKSYIDGLIPGVVDFGHPFHSLIKPDCLRTEHLRFC; this is translated from the coding sequence CTGACCCGGCAAGCCAAAACTGGTCGGCAAATGCGTCCTGACAAGCTGCCAGTTTTGATCGAAACGTACCGATCGATTGTTGAAGCGATGCATCGCTGCGATCAGCACCCTCTTCCTCTGTTAATTGGTGGTCAGTCGATTGCAGATCGGATAGCGACACTGGTATCCGACAAGTCCTACATCGATGGCTTAATCCCAGGCGTTGTTGATTTTGGTCATCCGTTTCATTCCCTCATAAAACCTGACTGTTTAAGAACTGAGCACCTCAGATTTTGCTAA
- the rpsU gene encoding 30S ribosomal protein S21 has product MSQVTVGENEGIESALRRFKRSVAKAGIFSDLRRIRHHETPVEKYKRKLKQRSRNRRR; this is encoded by the coding sequence ATGAGCCAGGTCACAGTCGGCGAAAATGAAGGAATTGAGTCCGCACTACGACGTTTCAAGCGCTCTGTGGCCAAGGCAGGTATTTTCTCCGACCTACGTCGCATCCGTCACCATGAAACTCCGGTTGAGAAATACAAGCGCAAACTGAAGCAACGTTCGCGCAATCGTCGCCGCTAA
- a CDS encoding DUF2130 domain-containing protein, translated as MNEIICPHCNTAFKVDGSGYADILKQVRDRDFEHQLKQRLDLAEKDKQNAIEIAMAKKAAELQRLESELRDRDLKQQLAIKDAVTSAEKQRDLIAKELQQNQENQQQERRFTESRFAQELQTLTLQKQAELRDLQSKLEATGVQRQLAINEAVNTVEKERDALKNQLNESELKHQLESKSLKDRYEAQIYDRDEAIVRLRDMKARLSTKMVGETLEQHCETEFNRLRAAAFPRAYFEKDNDASSGSKGDYIFRDFDESNNEIISIMFEMKNENDTTTTKKKNEDFLKELNKDRVEKSCEYAVLVSLLEPESELYNSGIVDVSHRFPKSYVIRPQFYIPFITLLRNAALKSIEYKAELALIKAQNIDVTHFEEDLESFKSAFGRNYDLASRRFQTAIDEIDKSIDHLQKTKDALMGADRNLRLANDKAQDVTVKKLTRNNPTMSNKFMGLKNNHDSN; from the coding sequence ATGAACGAGATTATCTGTCCACACTGCAATACCGCATTCAAAGTGGATGGATCAGGATACGCAGATATTCTGAAGCAAGTCCGAGATCGTGATTTCGAACATCAGCTGAAGCAACGTTTAGATCTTGCTGAGAAGGATAAGCAAAATGCAATTGAGATTGCAATGGCTAAAAAAGCTGCAGAGCTCCAACGGCTTGAGAGTGAGTTAAGAGATAGAGATTTAAAACAGCAGCTTGCCATTAAGGATGCTGTTACATCAGCAGAAAAGCAAAGAGACTTAATTGCGAAGGAACTACAACAAAATCAAGAAAATCAACAACAAGAGCGTCGCTTTACTGAATCACGATTTGCACAAGAATTGCAAACTCTTACGCTGCAAAAACAAGCAGAATTACGTGATTTACAGTCAAAATTAGAAGCCACTGGCGTTCAACGTCAGCTAGCTATCAACGAAGCGGTCAACACCGTTGAGAAGGAACGCGATGCTCTCAAGAATCAACTCAATGAATCAGAACTCAAGCATCAATTAGAATCAAAATCTCTTAAAGATCGATACGAAGCACAGATTTATGATCGAGATGAGGCAATCGTTCGACTCCGAGACATGAAAGCAAGACTTTCCACCAAGATGGTTGGAGAGACTTTAGAACAACATTGTGAAACAGAATTCAATCGTCTTAGGGCAGCAGCATTTCCAAGGGCGTACTTCGAAAAAGACAATGATGCCAGCTCTGGCAGTAAAGGTGATTATATTTTCCGAGATTTTGATGAATCAAACAACGAGATCATCTCGATCATGTTCGAAATGAAAAACGAAAACGATACAACAACAACCAAGAAGAAAAACGAGGATTTTTTAAAGGAGCTCAACAAAGATCGGGTCGAGAAAAGCTGCGAGTACGCGGTTCTAGTATCACTACTAGAACCAGAAAGTGAACTCTACAATTCTGGGATCGTGGATGTATCACATCGATTTCCTAAAAGCTATGTTATTAGGCCTCAATTTTATATTCCATTTATTACTCTCCTTCGAAATGCGGCGCTTAAGTCAATTGAGTACAAGGCCGAACTCGCCTTGATCAAAGCACAAAATATTGATGTCACTCATTTCGAGGAGGATCTTGAATCATTCAAAAGTGCTTTTGGTAGAAACTATGATTTAGCTTCACGTCGCTTTCAAACGGCAATCGATGAAATTGACAAGTCGATTGATCATCTACAAAAAACGAAAGATGCCCTTATGGGAGCCGATCGAAATTTGCGCCTTGCTAACGATAAGGCACAAGATGTAACAGTAAAAAAACTAACAAGAAATAATCCAACAATGAGCAACAAATTCATGGGGCTCAAAAACAATCATGATTCTAATTAA
- a CDS encoding DUF1499 domain-containing protein, with protein MEIIAMFIVSTLLVPLFMLFHLVGPIPADLGIQGGDLSACTSSAHCARQNWHSANPQADLQTLIAAVRETPRTVIIEESDDYIHAEASSAFFGFVDDLELLAIPAKNMVQARSISRLGDSDLGVNSARLDTLKVLINEMDQN; from the coding sequence ATGGAGATTATCGCCATGTTCATCGTTTCAACGCTGTTGGTCCCACTATTCATGTTGTTCCATCTCGTTGGGCCGATCCCAGCAGATTTGGGCATCCAAGGAGGCGACCTCAGTGCATGTACAAGTTCAGCTCATTGTGCACGCCAAAATTGGCACAGTGCCAATCCTCAAGCAGACCTACAAACCCTAATTGCTGCAGTACGGGAAACACCTCGTACCGTCATTATTGAGGAGAGCGATGACTACATTCATGCAGAAGCCAGCAGTGCTTTCTTTGGCTTTGTCGACGACCTTGAATTGCTCGCAATACCTGCTAAAAACATGGTTCAGGCGCGATCCATATCGCGTCTAGGCGACTCGGATCTCGGAGTGAATTCAGCAAGGCTGGACACACTAAAAGTTCTGATCAATGAAATGGATCAGAACTAA